The following proteins are encoded in a genomic region of Drosophila willistoni isolate 14030-0811.24 chromosome 3R, UCI_dwil_1.1, whole genome shotgun sequence:
- the LOC6647550 gene encoding putative mediator of RNA polymerase II transcription subunit 12 isoform X2, with translation MIMEGLETLVAPTHHAFLLTETAAAAHFNVLSFDTCLFKTSTAAQSSSPSTAASTAYFGNPSASTSSSTSSSNSSQTLLHYSSVSAAAAAAAAAASAAASNSNTNNSVLRARNQTTTPTQGGSPGLAQAAQPSAAASSGRSSASHLSLLNTSQHSPVQPEGAEHHHHHHHHQQQQQHPQQHHQQQHPLIEALPGDLNTPVTTSTDIPSFFGPSTVVEPPPITGSIESEDLSLEPQIVSVASPVLSSCSTLKEERSTPPILTIVKEESSNLNNNNNNSNHMSQQQQQHQQQLASPQQLNVLPGQMSPPSNSLGNSWGLPSPDKSLFQPPMFNLPAQYAMQQQQQQQQQQQQLQQQQQQHPQHQQQSLTPTSYDDGRAAAAAAAAAAAAQQHAELLGLTMDCTPLLLKPGPPPTYTATTSVTAATVGFTSLAELQTTHEQQQQQYAARSQISGTKYQWLDMDQQQVQQQQQQVQQQSQQTLVLPGPTSSASSSNAALGVLIPKQEQSYPEPSSNGTGYSVTSGAGSSGNANATAVQLAEYSPSTSKGHEILSQVYQQSTLPLKLVPVKPRKYPNRPSKTPVHERPYACPVENCDRRFSRSDELTRHIRIHTGQKPFQCRICMRSFSRSDHLTTHIRTHTGEKPFSCDICGRKFARSDEKKRHAKVHLKQRIKKESKASRSEQQQQQQQQQQQQQQQQQQQQQQLQQQQHHQYQPHPHHHLLQAADLAIVTSAAAAAAATSM, from the exons ATGATCATGGAAGGGCTTGAAACCCTGGTGGCGCCAACGCATCACGCATTCCTGCTAACCGAAACGGCCGCTGCGGCCCATTTCAATGTCCTGAGCTTCGATACGTGCCTCTTCAAGACCAGCACAGCGGCTCAGAGCAGCAGCCCATCGACAGCGGCCTCGACAGCCTATTTTGGCAATCCCAGTGCCAGCACCAGTTCATCGACAAGCAGTTCAAACAGTTCCCAAACATTGCTTCATTATTCATCCGTAtcggcggcggcagcagcagcagcggccgCAGCATCGGCAGCGGCTTCAAATAGCAACACAAACAACTCCGTGTTAAGGGCACGCAATCAAACAACCACCCCAACTCAGGGCGGTAGTCCGGGCCTTGCCCAAGCAGCACAGCCAAGTGCTGCAGCCAGTAGTGGTCGCAGCTCGGCCTCCCATTTGAGTCTATTGAACACAAGTCAACATAGTCCCGTACAGCCGGAAGGTGCAGAgcatcaccatcaccatcaccaccaccaacaacaacaacagcatcctcagcagcatcatcaacagcagcatccGCTGATTGAGGCTCTGCCCGGTGATCTCAATACGCCGGTGACTACATCTACCGATATACCCTCGTTTTTTGGTCCATCCACTGTGGTGGAGCCACCCCCAATTACCG GCTCTATTGAATCAGAGGACTTATCTCTTGAGCCACAAATTGTCTCTGTGGCCAGTCCGGTATTGTCGTCGTGCAGTACCTTGAAGGAGGAGCGTAGCACACCGCCAATTTTGACAATTGTTAAGGAAGAATCAA GCAacctcaacaacaacaacaacaacagcaatcaCATGagccaacaacagcagcaacaccagcagcaaTTGGCCTCGCCGCAGCAACTAAACGTATTGCCTGGCCAAATGTCACCACCCTCTAATAGTCTCGGCAATAGTTGGGGTCTACCTAGCCCTGACAAATCTCTATTCCAACCACCCATGTTTAATTTGCCCGCACAATATGCtatgcaacagcagcagcagcaacaacaacagcagcagcaactacaacagcagcagcagcaacatccccaacatcaacagcaatCTCTTACGCCCACTTCGTACGATGATGGCCGAgcagccgccgccgctgcagcagctgctgcagctgctcaGCAACATGCCGAATTGCTTGGCCTAACAATGGATTGCACCCCATTGTTGCTTAAACCAGGACCGCCGCCAACATATACGGCAACAACGAGTGTGACAGCCGCAACAGTGGGATTTACTAGCCTGGCGGAATTGCAAACCACCCatgagcaacagcaacaacaatacgCTGCTCGTAGTCAGATATCCGGAACCAAATATCAATGGTTGGATATGGATCAGCAACAAgtacagcaacagcagcaacaagtgCAACAGCAATCGCAACAGACATTGGTATTGCCGGGACCTACTTCATCGGCTAGCTCTAGCAATGCAGCATTGGGTGTTCTGATACCCAAACAGGAACAATCCTATCCAGAGCCCAGTTCAAATGGCACCGGTTACTCAGTGACATCTGGCGCCGGGAGCAGTGGCAATGCTAATGCTACAGCAGTGCAACTAGCTGAATATAGTCCTTCTACTAGCAAGGGTCATGAGATATTGTCACAAGTCTATCAACAGAGCACCTTGCCCTTGAAATTGGTTCCGGTCAAGCCACGAAAATATCCAAATCGTCCCAGTAAGACACCCGTACATGAGCGACCCTATGCCTGCCCGGTGGAAAACTGCGATCGCCGGTTCTCCCGATCCGATGAACTCACCCGCCATATACGCATTCACACTGGCCAAAAGCCATTCCAGTGTCGCATTTGCATGCGTAGCTTCAGTCGCAGTGATCACTTGACCACCCACATACGGACTCACACGGGTGAGAAGCCATTTAGTTGTGATATATGTGGTAGGAAGTTTGCCCGATCCGATGAGAAGAAGCGACATGCCAAAGTTCATCTAAAGCAGCGTATCAAGAAGGAAAGCAAAGCGTCTAGAAGtgaacaacagcagcagcagcagcagcagcaacagcagcaacagcaacaacagcagcagcaacaacaacaattgcaacagcaacaacatcatcaataTCAACCGCATCCCCATCATCATTTGTTGCAGGCAGCCGATTTGGCAATTGTCACCTctgcggcagcagcagcagcagcaacgtcCATGTAG
- the LOC6647550 gene encoding probable serine/threonine-protein kinase yakA isoform X1 gives MIMEGLETLVAPTHHAFLLTETAAAAHFNVLSFDTCLFKTSTAAQSSSPSTAASTAYFGNPSASTSSSTSSSNSSQTLLHYSSVSAAAAAAAAAASAAASNSNTNNSVLRARNQTTTPTQGGSPGLAQAAQPSAAASSGRSSASHLSLLNTSQHSPVQPEGAEHHHHHHHHQQQQQHPQQHHQQQHPLIEALPGDLNTPVTTSTDIPSFFGPSTVVEPPPITGSIESEDLSLEPQIVSVASPVLSSCSTLKEERSTPPILTIVKEESSNNSCNMYSHNNNNTSTTTTTTQAKQNTSENNDHTNESGVGSPATASHSQQQQQQQQQQQQQQLHHNSNTNTNTNCHHSHQQQHQQQQQQQQQQQQQQQHMSSPQHQQQYQQQHQILHEQLPHHHHHHHHHHHHPHNHHQQHQQQQHQQQQQQHQHYQQHALQQQQQQQQQTGKISYRGIFTTTGNLNNNNNNSNHMSQQQQQHQQQLASPQQLNVLPGQMSPPSNSLGNSWGLPSPDKSLFQPPMFNLPAQYAMQQQQQQQQQQQQLQQQQQQHPQHQQQSLTPTSYDDGRAAAAAAAAAAAAQQHAELLGLTMDCTPLLLKPGPPPTYTATTSVTAATVGFTSLAELQTTHEQQQQQYAARSQISGTKYQWLDMDQQQVQQQQQQVQQQSQQTLVLPGPTSSASSSNAALGVLIPKQEQSYPEPSSNGTGYSVTSGAGSSGNANATAVQLAEYSPSTSKGHEILSQVYQQSTLPLKLVPVKPRKYPNRPSKTPVHERPYACPVENCDRRFSRSDELTRHIRIHTGQKPFQCRICMRSFSRSDHLTTHIRTHTGEKPFSCDICGRKFARSDEKKRHAKVHLKQRIKKESKASRSEQQQQQQQQQQQQQQQQQQQQQQLQQQQHHQYQPHPHHHLLQAADLAIVTSAAAAAAATSM, from the exons ATGATCATGGAAGGGCTTGAAACCCTGGTGGCGCCAACGCATCACGCATTCCTGCTAACCGAAACGGCCGCTGCGGCCCATTTCAATGTCCTGAGCTTCGATACGTGCCTCTTCAAGACCAGCACAGCGGCTCAGAGCAGCAGCCCATCGACAGCGGCCTCGACAGCCTATTTTGGCAATCCCAGTGCCAGCACCAGTTCATCGACAAGCAGTTCAAACAGTTCCCAAACATTGCTTCATTATTCATCCGTAtcggcggcggcagcagcagcagcggccgCAGCATCGGCAGCGGCTTCAAATAGCAACACAAACAACTCCGTGTTAAGGGCACGCAATCAAACAACCACCCCAACTCAGGGCGGTAGTCCGGGCCTTGCCCAAGCAGCACAGCCAAGTGCTGCAGCCAGTAGTGGTCGCAGCTCGGCCTCCCATTTGAGTCTATTGAACACAAGTCAACATAGTCCCGTACAGCCGGAAGGTGCAGAgcatcaccatcaccatcaccaccaccaacaacaacaacagcatcctcagcagcatcatcaacagcagcatccGCTGATTGAGGCTCTGCCCGGTGATCTCAATACGCCGGTGACTACATCTACCGATATACCCTCGTTTTTTGGTCCATCCACTGTGGTGGAGCCACCCCCAATTACCG GCTCTATTGAATCAGAGGACTTATCTCTTGAGCCACAAATTGTCTCTGTGGCCAGTCCGGTATTGTCGTCGTGCAGTACCTTGAAGGAGGAGCGTAGCACACCGCCAATTTTGACAATTGTTAAGGAAGAATCAAGTAATAATAGTTGTAATATGTAttcacacaacaacaacaacacatcaacaacaacaacaacaacacaggCAAAACAGAATACAAGTGAAAACAATGATCACACAAATGAAAGCGGCGTTGGTTCGCCAGCAACAGCCTCACattcacaacaacaacaacaacagcagcagcaacaacaacaacaacagctgcaTCACAATAGTAACACGAATACCAATACGAATTGCCACCACagtcatcagcagcaacaccaacaacaacaacaacaacaacaacaacaacagcaacaacaacaacacatgAGCTCCCcgcaacatcagcaacaataccaacaacaacaccaaataTTACACGAACAATTgccacatcatcatcaccatcatcatcatcatcaccatcatccaCACAATcaccaccaacaacaccaacaacagcaacaccaacaacaacaacaacaacaccaacactaTCAGCAGCATGCtctacaacagcaacaacaacaacaacaacagactGGCAAAATCTCATATCGTGGCATTTTTACCACCACAGGCAacctcaacaacaacaacaacaacagcaatcaCATGagccaacaacagcagcaacaccagcagcaaTTGGCCTCGCCGCAGCAACTAAACGTATTGCCTGGCCAAATGTCACCACCCTCTAATAGTCTCGGCAATAGTTGGGGTCTACCTAGCCCTGACAAATCTCTATTCCAACCACCCATGTTTAATTTGCCCGCACAATATGCtatgcaacagcagcagcagcaacaacaacagcagcagcaactacaacagcagcagcagcaacatccccaacatcaacagcaatCTCTTACGCCCACTTCGTACGATGATGGCCGAgcagccgccgccgctgcagcagctgctgcagctgctcaGCAACATGCCGAATTGCTTGGCCTAACAATGGATTGCACCCCATTGTTGCTTAAACCAGGACCGCCGCCAACATATACGGCAACAACGAGTGTGACAGCCGCAACAGTGGGATTTACTAGCCTGGCGGAATTGCAAACCACCCatgagcaacagcaacaacaatacgCTGCTCGTAGTCAGATATCCGGAACCAAATATCAATGGTTGGATATGGATCAGCAACAAgtacagcaacagcagcaacaagtgCAACAGCAATCGCAACAGACATTGGTATTGCCGGGACCTACTTCATCGGCTAGCTCTAGCAATGCAGCATTGGGTGTTCTGATACCCAAACAGGAACAATCCTATCCAGAGCCCAGTTCAAATGGCACCGGTTACTCAGTGACATCTGGCGCCGGGAGCAGTGGCAATGCTAATGCTACAGCAGTGCAACTAGCTGAATATAGTCCTTCTACTAGCAAGGGTCATGAGATATTGTCACAAGTCTATCAACAGAGCACCTTGCCCTTGAAATTGGTTCCGGTCAAGCCACGAAAATATCCAAATCGTCCCAGTAAGACACCCGTACATGAGCGACCCTATGCCTGCCCGGTGGAAAACTGCGATCGCCGGTTCTCCCGATCCGATGAACTCACCCGCCATATACGCATTCACACTGGCCAAAAGCCATTCCAGTGTCGCATTTGCATGCGTAGCTTCAGTCGCAGTGATCACTTGACCACCCACATACGGACTCACACGGGTGAGAAGCCATTTAGTTGTGATATATGTGGTAGGAAGTTTGCCCGATCCGATGAGAAGAAGCGACATGCCAAAGTTCATCTAAAGCAGCGTATCAAGAAGGAAAGCAAAGCGTCTAGAAGtgaacaacagcagcagcagcagcagcagcaacagcagcaacagcaacaacagcagcagcaacaacaacaattgcaacagcaacaacatcatcaataTCAACCGCATCCCCATCATCATTTGTTGCAGGCAGCCGATTTGGCAATTGTCACCTctgcggcagcagcagcagcagcaacgtcCATGTAG
- the LOC6647548 gene encoding uncharacterized protein LOC6647548, which yields MTMSQAKQNAKQQKAIIPKRMKRKAEDLSRISNVLSKLSIRDQLSLEQNYRDIPKTCTSVWRAHEKHLDLRNIEGRLSGDSLKIFLQAMWRDFHRVYFDSDRLQEELNILESAGIDSLPGVQYAEISWNGEQTKKYYPPQWPLHALPKLLKGLRRLKVHSPVQVCFIEQFPKLEYLTLYDEVNTIAMRAILDGGCKRLKHLHFLGKHTDHQLQGVSKCGSQLKDLVFTVETFLSSWEEILLLPELLVLELRPNENVARTIEAMSHVVRTKGQQIKSLQINCHLLDSPLSDCLGQLNLKEHCHHFGGLVLTQSRFNDMDISALKLPPVHGYAVFCQCSDLKNYQLIDFIKSSCAKLREIFLINCPLLTERLIDEIYKIRSSEHATTSPLVIKLDDCPNLWTYYEKNFTDIWQRKQNVLRVEILQRSFCPNENVQFLFRQSNKVQ from the exons ATGACAATGTCTCAAGCAAAACAGAATGCTAAACAGCAAAAGGCGATCATTCCAAAGAGGATGAAAAGAAAAGCTGAAGATCTCAGTCGTATAAGTAATGTCCTCAGTAAACTGAGTATTAGGGATCAGTTGAGTTTAGAGCAAAACTATCGCGATATACCGAAAACCTGCACTTCAGTTTGGCGTGCCCACGAAAAGCATTTGGATCTACGAAATATCGAAGGAAGATTAAGTGGAGATAGTTTGAAAATATTCCTACAAGCCATGTGGCGAGATTTTCATCGTGTGTACTTTGACAGTGATCGCTTGCAAGAGGAATTGAATATTTTGGAGAGCGCCGGTATAGATTCTCTTCCTGGAGTACAATATGCCGAAATCAGTTGGAACGGAGAACAGACAAAAAAATACTATCCACCCCAATGGCCATTGCACGCGTTGCCCAAATTATTAAAAGGTCTGCGTCGCCTGAAAGTCCATTCGCCTGTTCAGGTTTGTTTCATCGAACAATTCCCTAAATTGGAATACCTAACGCTGTACGATGAGGTGAATACGATAGCCATGCGGGCCATTCTGGATGGTGGATGTAAGCGGctaaaacatttgcattttttgggCAAACATACGGACCATCAACTGCAAGGCGTCTCAAAGTGTGGCAGCCAATTGAAGGATTTGGTCTTCACTGTCGAAACATTTTTGTCCAGTTGGGAGGAGATACTTTTATTACCAGAGCTTTTGGTTCTGGAACTCAGACCCAATGAGAATGTGGCACGAACAATTGAGGCCATGTCGCATGTGGTACGAACAAAAGGCCAGCAAATCAAAAGTTTACAGATTAATTGCCATTTACTGGACTCTCCGCTATCCGATTGTCTTGGCCAACTGAATCTCAAGGAACATTGTCATCATTTTGGTGGTCTAGTATTGACGCAAAGTAGATTCAACGATATGGATATTAGTGCCTTGAAATTGCCTCCCGTACACGGGTATGCTGTGTTCTGTCAATGTTCCGATCTTAAGAATTATCAATTGATAGACTTTATCAAGTCATCGTGTGCCAAACTAAGGGAGATTTTTCTCATTAATTGTCCTCTTCTTACTGAAAGATTAATCGACGAAATCTACAAAATTCGCAGCAGTGAACATGCCACCACAAGTCCTTTAGTTATCAAACTTGACGATTGTCCAAATCTCTGGACATACTACGagaaaaat tttacCGATATTTGGCAACGCAAGCAAAATGTCTTGAGAGTGGAAATATTGCAGCGATCGTTTTGCCCCAATGAAAACGTACAATTTCTGTTCCGTCAAAGCAACAAAGTCCAGTGA
- the LOC26530112 gene encoding protein TAPT1 homolog: MPSSINQNSGASKRQLRFRGDVSGPSRIADLNHFSQTEDKKDDDVAAEAAAATLPQQETPTNTFYDFFKVELTRGYMLEHDEERYSARRQKIYSFMRIPRDLERFMVFGLMQCCDSFLYIHTFLPVRFLLAVWSLLTRTTARICRLRRGGGGQRLLSPAEICDLLKGAIWITVTLIMLLVDTNRVYHIIKSQSIIKLYIFYNMLEVGDRLLSAFGQDTIDALFWTATEPKHSKREHFGVVTHILFTLIYVVLHSGLIMFQATCLNVAVNSNNKGLLTIMISNNFVELKGSVFKKFDKNNLFQLTCSDVRERFHLSVLLFIVMIQTMKEFDWSITQFCVMLPDCFAVLFTEILIDWVKHAFITRFNELPEGIYREYTTSLAYDMTQTRQKHAFSDHSDLVARRMGFIPFPLAVVLIKAIYTAVSFQNAAAWLLFFLAYLFTLGLRICLTICALGKACKLMKEHQTERNSSTPSSMTNVPVIGGVLNVPVSQFSPPVPSMQQNQYNNNNNNMNLAAKSLHKPSVSPSVVNLSPQSTSTPKKSLSQQELDVTNSLELGATALFSNSDVDLDDVCLNEQVTNIQQDVVYQAKGDVDLARSEPDLFQITEGNGAASANNGTGDLIAKAKQAAKRLPKRTHKRSESEPGIQTLSEKGTSIGLTGSGPTDRS, translated from the exons ATGCCTAGCTcaataaatcaaaattctGGAGCCAGCAAAAGGCAACTGCGATTTCGAGGCGATGTCAGTGGTCCCAGTCGCATCGCGGATCTAAACCATTTTAGTCAAACAGAGGACAAGAAGGACGATGACGTTGCAGCAGAGGCTGCGGCAGCAACGCTTCCACAACAGGAGACTCCTACAAATACTTTTTATGACTTCTTTAAAGTAGAATTGACACGCGGCTATATGCTGGAACATGACGAAGAACGATATTCGGCCCGTCGTCAGAAGATATATAGCTTTATGCGAATTCCGCGAGATCTGGAACGCTTTATGGTTTTTGGACTAATGCAGTGCTGTGATTCCTTTTTGTATATTCATACCTTTTTGCCGGTACGCTTCCTGTTAGCAGTATGGTCTCTCCTGACGCGAACAACAGCTCGAATTTGTCGCCTGCGTCGTGGCGGTGGCGGTCAGCGTCTGCTCTCTCCGGCTGAAATTTGTGACTTGCTCAAAGGTGCTATTTGGATCACGGTCACCTTGATTATGCTGTTGGTCGATACAAATCGGGTGTATCATATCATAAAATCGCAGTCGATTATCAAATTATACATATTCTACAACATGTTGGAGGTAGGCGATCGATTACTTTCTGCCTTCGGACAGGATACAATTGATGCCCTATTCTGGACGGCCACGGAGCCAAAGCACTCAAAGCGTGAGCATTTTGGCGTTGTAACGCACATTCTTTTCACTCTCATCTATGTGGTGCTGCACAGTGGACTCATCATGTTCCAG GCTACTTGTCTCAATGTGGCGGTCAATTCGAACAACAAGGGGCTGTTAACCATAATGATATCGAATAATTTCGTCGAGTTGAAGGGATCAGTATTTAAAAAGTTCGATAAGAACAATTTATTCCAGTTGACGTGCAGTGACGTAAGGGAGCGCTTTCATCTCTCTGTACTCCTATTCATTGTTATGATACAAACGATGAAGGAGTTCGACTGGAGCATTACCCAATTCTGTGTGATGCTGCCCGATTGCTTTGCCGTGCTTTTCACCGAAATTCtgattgattgggtgaaaCATGCGTTCATTACGCGCTTCAATGAGCTTCCCGAGGGCATATATAGGGAATATACCACAAGTTTGGCGTATGATATGACCCAAACGAGGCAGAAACATGCATTTTCGGATCATTCAGACCTGGTGGCTCGGCGAATGGGATTCATACCGTTTCCGTTGGCTGTGGTTTTGATTAAAGCCATATATACAGCGGTTTCATTTCAAAATGCGGCCGCTTGGTTACTATTCTTTTTGGCCTATCTTTTCACTCTGGGATTGAGAATATGCCTGACCATCTGTGCCCTAGGTAAGGCTTGCAAACTGATGAAAGAACATCAGACGGAGAGAAATAGCTCCACACCAAGTAGCATGACAAACGTACCAGTCATTGGAGGAGTTTTAAACGTTCCGGTTTCTCAGTTCTCACCGCCTGTTCCATCCATGCAACAAAATCaatacaataacaataataataacatgAATTTGGCAGCAAAGAGCCTACACAAGCCCTCAGTATCGCCATCTGTAGTAAATCTTTCACCGCAATCCACTTCCACACCCAAGAAATCATTAAGCCAACAGGAACTGGATGTAACCAATTCATTAGAGCTGGGAGCGACTGCTCTATTCTCCAACAGTGATGTGGATCTTGATGATGTGTGCCTAAACGAGCAGGTTACCAATATTCAACAGGATGTGGTCTACCAAGCTAAAGGGGATGTGGATCTGGCGCGCAGCGAGCCGGACCTGTTTCAGATCACAGAAGGCAATGGTGCAGCATCTGCTAATAATGGTACTGGAGATTTGATAGCCAAGGCCAAACAGGCAGCCAAACGACTACCCAAACGTACGCATAAGCGTTCCGAATCCGAACCTGGAATACAAACTTTATCGGAAAAGGGAACATCGATTGGTCTGACCGGTAGTGGTCCTACAGATAGAAGCTAA
- the LOC6647606 gene encoding nuclear cap-binding protein subunit 2, producing MSNSVELSSYRDQHFKGSRSEQERSLKESCTLYVGNLSFYTTEEQIHELFSRCGDVRLIVMGLDKYKKTPCGFCFVEYYTRSEAESAMRFVNGTRLDDRLIRVDWDAGFIEGRQYGRGKTGGQVRDEYRTDYDAGRGGYGKLLSQKIAPNTDNR from the exons ATGAGCAACTCCGTTGAGTTAAGCTCCTATCGTGACCAGCATTTTAAA GGTTCCCGCTCAGAACAGGAACGCTCTTTAAAGGAATCGTGCACTTTATATGTTGGAAATTTGAGTTTCTATACAACAGAAGAGCAAATCCACGAGCTCTTTTCCCGTTGCGGTGATGTACGATTAATAGTAATGGGCCTGGACAAGTACAAGAAGACACCCTGcggcttttgttttgtggaATACTATACGAGGAGTGAGGCCGAGTCGGCCATGCG TTTTGTGAACGGTACCCGCTTAGATGATCGCCTTATACGAGTGGACTGGGACGCCGGCTTCATAGAGGGCCGTCAATATGGCCGGGGAAAAACAGGTGGCCAAGTGCGCGACGAATATCGCACAGATTACGATGCTGGTCGTGGCGGCTATGGCAAGCTGCTTTCTCAAAAAATTGCTCCCAATACTGACAACCGATAA
- the LOC6647605 gene encoding peroxiredoxin-5, mitochondrial, with the protein MSYKLLCRAVAKSNHFNSKRLFSRTTAAMVKVGDKLPSVDLFEDSPANKINTGDLVNGKKVIIFGVPGAFTPGCSKTHLPGYISTSDQLKSQQGVDEIVCVSVNDPFVMSAWGKEHGANGKVRLLADPAGAFTKALDVTIDLPPLGGVRSKRYSLVVENGSVTELNVEPDGTGLSCSLANNIGKK; encoded by the exons ATGTCTTACAAATTGCTTTGCCGTGCAGTAGCTAAATCGAATCACTTCAATTCTAAGCGATTATTTTCCAGGACAACAGCGGCAATGGTGAAG GTGGGAGACAAGCTGCCATCGGTGGATCTTTTTGAGGATTCGCCAGCAAATAAAATCAACACCGGCGATTTGGTGAATGGCAAAAAAGTTATCATATTTGGTGTGCCAGGTGCATTTACGCCCGGTTGCTCCAAG ACTCATTTGCCTGGCTACATTTCCACATCGGATCAGTTGAAATCCCAACAAGGAGTCGATGAAATTGTCTGTGTGTCGGTTAATGATCCCTTTGTGATGTCTGCCTGGGGTAAAGAGCATGGAGCTAATGGAAAAGTGCGTCTATTGGCTGATCCAGCTGGTGCCTTTACCAAGGCCCTGGATGTAACTATCGATCTGCCACCATTGGGCGGAGTTCGCTCAAAGCGGTACTCGTTAGTAGTGGAAAATGGGTCTGTAACCGAATTGAATGTTGAACCTGACGGCACTGGACTCAGTTGCTCCTTGGCCAACAATATTGGCAAGAAATAG
- the LOC6647604 gene encoding ubiquitin-like protein 4A-B encodes MQITIKVLKGQDCTLNVLPSSTILDVKKQIESALKIQASNQKLLLLGRPLNNEATVASYPNIKNGTKLNLVVMKPALRDCIHRAFRKYYTEQQSELLTNHFIADFEKRTKELSLDDLERLADNITSA; translated from the exons ATGCAGATTACAATCAAAGTCCTTAAGGGACAAGATTGCACGCTAAAT GTCTTGCCCTCATCCACCATTCTGGATGTAAAGAAACAAATAGAATCTGCGCTGAAAATACAGGCATCAAATCAGAAACTTCTACTTCTTGGACGACCCCTCAATAATGAGGCAACAGTTGCATCCTATCCCAATATTAAGAATGGCACCAAATTAAATCTAGTCGTAATGAAGCCGGCACTACGAGACTGCATTCATCGGGCGTTTCGCAAATACTACACGGAACAGCAGTCGGAGCTACTGACAAACCATTTTATTGCTGATTTCGAAAAGAGAACCAAGGAATTGAGTCTGGACGATTTGGAGAGGCTGGCAGATAACATAACGAGTGCTTGA